In Lutra lutra chromosome 6, mLutLut1.2, whole genome shotgun sequence, the following are encoded in one genomic region:
- the LOC125102059 gene encoding histone H2B type 1-C/E/F/G/I-like produces the protein MPEPAKSAPAPKKGSKKAVTKAQKKDGKKRKRSRKESYSVYVYKVLKQVHPDTGISSKAMGIMNSFRQRHLERIAGEASRLAHYNKRSTITSREIQTAVRLLLPGELAKHAVSEGTKAVTKYTSSK, from the coding sequence ATGCCTGAACCCGCCAAGTCGGCTCCGGCTCCGAAGAAGGGCTCCAAGAAGGCGGTGACCAAGGCGCAGAAGAAGGACGGCAAGAAGCGCAAACGCAGCCGCAAGGAGAGCTACTCGGTGTACGTGTACAAGGTGCTGAAGCAGGTGCACCCCGACACGGGCATCTCGTCCAAGGCCATGGGCATCATGAACTCGTTTCGTCAACGACATCTCGAGCGCATCGCGGGCGAGGCGTCCCGCCTGGCGCACTACAACAAGCGCTCGACCATCACGTCCAGGGAGATCCAGACGGCCGTGCGCCTGCTGCTGCCCGGGGAGCTGGCCAAGCACGCCGTGTCCGAGGGCACCAAGGCCGTCACCAAGTACACCAGCTCCAAGTGA